A single window of Channa argus isolate prfri chromosome 10, Channa argus male v1.0, whole genome shotgun sequence DNA harbors:
- the rtn4rl2b gene encoding reticulon-4 receptor-like 2b, producing METRRTVRGTSARNFKSGLSLWLILWLVVVKPGGVAPCPKLCVCYPMPMTVSCQSQNLTIVPAGVPYDSQRVFLQNNRITELRADSFGFETQVLWLYGNNITWIEAGAFSNLRVLEELDLGDNPSLRHLEGGAFRGLEKLQSLHMHRCKLATLPHDLFHKLYSLQFLYLQENQLHFLHDDLFSDLVNLTHLFLHGNRIRTLSENVFRGLVNLDRLLLHDNRIRQVNRRAFRDLGRLTILYLFNNSLAELPGQAMKDVQGIQFLRLNDNPWSCGCEALSLWEWFRKARISSSEVMCTSPSQRRNQDLRFLRELDFALCPLPDPGSLAGTTTTTFSTKTRWWFSKHKPASSSKSLYQKSTESVKAFPFSAVKPQYLPKASTESFPSKYELSEDEAALPKVDPEEYWTNYGNEDSSIRCFELECPPGYDDLAFPSSSSLPITPSFIQLFSLTVVTFSLHFLFG from the exons ATGGAGACTCGTAGGACCGTGAGGGGCACCAGCGCCCGCAACTTTAAGA gtgGACTTTCCCTGTGGCTGATTCTGTGGCTGGTGGTGGTGAAGCCGGGCGGGGTGGCTCCATGCCccaagttgtgtgtttgttacccAATGCCCATGACTGTCAGCTGCCAGTCCCAGAACCTCACCATAGTGCCGGCTGGTGTGCCCTATGACTCACAACGTGTTTTCCTGCAGAACAATCGCATCACAGAGCTTCGCGCAGACTCATTTGGCTTTGAGACACAG GTGCTTTGGTTATATGGCAACAACATCACATGGATTGAGGCCGGGGCCTTCAGCAACCTCAGAGTGCTGGAGGAACTGGATCTGGGCGACAACCCCTCGCTGCGGCACTTAGAAGGTGGAGCCTTCAGGGGCTTGGAGAAGCTGCAGAGCCTGCACATGCATCGCTGCAAGCTGGCTACTCTCCCCCATGATCTCTTCCACAAGCTGTACAGTTTGCAGTTTCTCTATCTGCAG GAGAATCAGCTCCACTTTCTGCATGATGACCTCTTCTCAGATCTGGTCAACCTCACTCATCTCTTCCTGCATGGAAACCGCATCCGTACCCTCTCTGAGAATGTGTTCAGAGGCCTAGTCAATCTGGACCGTCTCCTTCTCCATGACAACCGCATCAGGCAGGTCAACCGTCGGGCTTTCCGTGACCTGGGCCGCCTGACCATCCTTTATCTGTTCAACAACTCCCTGGCAGAGCTGCCAGGCCAGGCCATGAAAGATGTTCAGGGCATCCAGTTTCTCCGCCTCAATGACAACCCCTGGTCCTGTGGTTGCGAGGCCCTTTCCCTGTGGGAGTGGTTCCGCAAAGCTCGCATCTCCTCCTCTGAGGTCATGTGCACCTCCCCATCCCAGCGTCGCAACCAGGATCTCAGATTCCTCCGGGAACTAGACTTTGCCCTCTGCCCTCTCCCTGACCCTGGTTCTCTGGCTGGCACCACTACTACTACCTTCAGCACCAAGACCCGCTGGTGGTTTTCCAAGCACAAGCCTGCATCTTCATCAAAGTCCTTGTACCAGAAGAGCACAGAGTCAGTGAAGGCCTTCCCCTTTTCTGCTGTCAAGCCTCAGTACCTCCCTAAAGCCTCCACTGAATCCTTCCCTTCCAAGTATGAACTGTCTGAAGATGAAGCTGCACTCCCCAAGGTAGACCCAGAAGAATACTGGACCAACTATGGCAATGAAGACTCCTCCATCCGTTGCTTTGAGCTTGAGTGCCCTCCAGGGTATGATGACCTAGCGTTcccctcatcttcctctttacCCATCACTCCATCATTTATCCAGCTGTTTTCCCTCACTGTAGTCACTTTCTCCCTTCATTTCCTCTTTGGCTGA
- the selenoh gene encoding selenoprotein H — MASKRGRLGTKRKAEVQLTEESPSVETKRAGGEGESGQQGQRVVIEHCKSURVYGRNAEEVKSALLAAHPGLTVVLNPDKPRRNSFEITLLDGGKETSLWTGIEKGPPRKLKFPQPDDVVTALQEALNDK, encoded by the exons ATGGCGTCGAAAAGAG GCCGTCTAGGGACGAAACGCAAAGCGGAAGTTCAACTTACAGAGGAGAGTCCATCCGTAGAGACCAAAAGGGCcggaggagagggggagagcGGGCAGCAAGGTCAGAGGGTGGTCATTGAACACTG TAAGAGCTGACGGGTATATGGGCGTAATGCTGAGGAGGTGAAATCTGCCCTTCTGGCTGCCCACCCTGGACTGACTGTGGTCCTCAACCCTGACAAGCCTCGCAGGAATAGCTTCGAGATCACTCTGCTGGATGGAGGCAAAG AAACATCTCTATGGACTGGAATAGAGAAGGGACCACCTCGCAAGCTAAAGTTTCCTCAACCGGATGATGTTGTTACTGCTCTTCAGGAGGCGCTTAATGATAAATAG
- the clp1 gene encoding polyribonucleotide 5'-hydroxyl-kinase Clp1 — MATEGVEKPSEDAPAAGKACTRFDLEKETELRFEVEAGEAAEQVELELVTGMAEVFGSELNRNKKYTFGPGSKIAVFTWQGCSVSLYGKPEVAYVSKDTPMLLYLNTHAALEQMRKQAERDNERGPRVMVVGPTDVGKSTVCRLLLSYAVRVGRRPTLVELDVGQSGVSLPGTVSALCIERPADVEEGFSVQAPLVYHFGSTTPGTNIKLYNKLTSCLAEVFSQRCEVNRKASVGGCIINTCGWVKGSGYQALVHCASAFQVDVVLVLDHERLYNELKRDLPHFVRVVLLPKSGGVVERSKECRREARDEKIREYFYGFRGMSYYPFSFEVRFSDVRIYKIGAPSIPDSCLPLGMSQDDTQLKLVPVTPGRDLTYHVLSVSSAEDGEDSARKGIVESPVCGFIVVTNVDTQTQVMKVLSPAPRPLPRHTLLIMDIRFMDMK, encoded by the exons ATGGCAACAGAGGGTGTGGAAAAGCCAAGTGAAGATGCTCCAGCTGCTGGGAAAGCCTGCACCAGGTTTGACCTGGAGAAGGAGACAGAACTTCGATTTGAGGTGGAGGCAGGAGAGGCAGCAGAGCAAGTTGAGCTGGAGCTTGTCACAGGAATGGCAGAAGTGTTTGGCTCAGAGCTCAACCGCAACAAAAAGTACACATTTGGGCCAGGCTCCAAGATCGCAGTTTTCACCTGGCAAGGCTGCAGTGTGAGTCTTTATGGAAAACCAGAG GTGGCTTATGTGTCTAAAGATACTCCCATGCTGCTCTACTTGAACACACATGCTGCCCTGgaacaaatgagaaaacaagcagagcggGACAATGAGAGGGGGCCGAGG GTGATGGTCGTGGGACCAACAGATGTGGGGAAGTCAACTGTGTGCCGGCTGCTTTTAAGTTACGCTGTAAGAGTGGGCAGGAGGCCAACACTAGTAGAACTGGATGTCGGTCAGAGTGGG GTATCTTTGCCTGGGACAGTCTCAGCACTGTGCATTGAGCGTCCAGCAGACGTGGAAGAGGGTTTCTCAGTCCAGGCTCCTTTGGTTTATCACTTTGGCTCTACTACCCCAGGAACCAACATCAAACTTTACAACaag CTGACTTCGTGTTTGGCTGAGGTGTTTTCTCAACGCTGTGAAGTGAACCGGAAGGCCAGTGTGGGGGGCTGCATCATCAACACCTGTGGCTGGGTGAAGGGCTCTGGATATCAGGCTCTGGTCCATTGTGCTTCTGCCTTTCAAGTGGATGTGGTTCTGGTTTTGGACCATGAGAGGCTCTACAATGAACTCAAAAGAGACCTCCCTCACTTTGTACGTGTTGTGCTCCTTCCCAAGTCCGGGGGTGTAGTGGAACGCTCCAAGGAGTGCAGACGAGAGGCTCGGGATGAGAAGATCCGCGAGTATTTTTATGGCTTCCGTGGAATGTCCTACTATCCTTTTTCCTTTGAAGTGCGTTTCTCTGATGTTCGCATATACAAGATTGGGGCACCATCCATTCCAGACTCCTGCCTCCCACTGGGCATGTCTCAGGATGATACACAGTTGAAGCTGGTGCCTGTGACACCAGGGAGAGATCTCACTTATCACGTGCTGAGTGTGAGCAGCGCTGAGGATGGAGAGGACAGTGCTAGAAAGGGGATAGTGGAGAGTCCTGTGTGTGGCTTTATTGTGGTCACTAATGTGGACACGCAAACACAAGTGATGAAAGTCTTGTCCCCGGCACCTAGGCCACTGCCCAGACACACACTACTCATCATGGACATACGCTTCATGGACATGAAATAA